TTATTATGGAATACTATGACCAGCTGTATGGTTATCCCAATCAGGAATCTGAAGACTATGCCTTATGTATTTCTCAGGAATCTATGTTATTATCACTGGAAATACTGAAACAATTTTTGAATGACCGGTTTGCTTATGGTAATTGATTTAAATTAAATATTAATAGGGTGGTGTAGAAATGGCTGGTGAAGGGGCCGTTCTTAAGAAGGCCAGAGAAGAAAAAGGTTTAAGTTATCAGGAGGTTGAAGACAGCATTAAGATTAGAGTGCGGTATCTGGAAGCTCTGGAGAATGAGAACTATGGCGTGCTACCCGGAACCACCTATACCAGAGGCTTTTTACGGACGTATGCTAAACATCTTGGCATTAATCCGCAGGAGATTATAGATAGCTATAATGCTTCTTTGGTCAAAGAAGTTGAGCCTGACATTGAGCCACGCTTAAGTCCGATTCCAAGCAATCAGGTATGGTTCAGACCTGTCGTCCTTGCAGGAATGGCCATCCTGGCTGTGATCATTGTCGGCGGGATTATCTTTGTGTCAAACTTGGGCAACAAATCCGGTACTTTTCATTATACACCCACCCCTTTGCCGGCTGCACCGAAGGCGAGCGATCAAAATACTGCCGATTCCGGTACGGGGCAGAATACGAATACTGCCGGGCAGGAACAAAATGCCGGGCAGCCGTCTCAGCAGCCTGAACAATATGAGGGCATTGTCGCCGAGCTTACGTTTACTGCTGATTGCTGGGTCGTGGTCAATGTGGACGGCAAGCAGGCTTTGAGCGGGACGATCCCTTCAGGAACAATACAAACGCTGCAGGCTGACAAGCAAATTGAATTTGTATCGATCGGCAACGCCGGCGGACTGTCACTCAAAGTGAACGGACATAACGTCCCGCCGCTCGGGAAGACCGGTGATGTCCTTCGAAGCTACATCATTGATGAGAATAAAGTGAAAGAGCTTGCAGGAAGTTAGTTTTACACCAAGCTGATAAGATAAGATTGTTAAGAGGGTATACCGGAAGACCAGGATACCCTCTTCCTATGTTTGCGAATCACGTCAAATCGATTTAGAATAAATACGGCTGCAAAGATTAGAATCCAATAGATTAAATGAAGGACAAAAGAATATTTGAATAATCAGTTTGATATTAGATAACTGCATGGCAGTAAGCTAATGCTGATATAGTTAGGAGCAAAATCAAGTGCCTGTAAATTATCTGCCAGTGAACAGAGAAGATATGGAATGCCGGGGATGGGACCAGGTGGACTTCGCCCTGGTCAGCGGGGATGCCTATGTCGATCATCCCAGTTTCGGTCCGGCTATCATTTCCAGGGTCCTTGAAGACGCAGGATACAAGGTTGGAATTATTCCTCAGCCGGACTGGAAAAAGACAGAAGATTTTCAGAGACTTGGGCGTCCCCGGCTCGGATTTTTGGTGTCAGCAGGCAATATGGATTCTATGGTCAATCATTATTCAGTCAATAAAAAAATACGCGAAAAAGACTCCTATTCACCCGGCTGCAAAATGGGTTTACGGCCGGACCGGGCGACGATTGTCTATTGCAATAAAATCCGGGAAGCCTATAAGAACGTTCCGATCATCATTGGCGGTGTAGAAGCCAGTTTGCGGAGATTTGCCCATTAT
This genomic stretch from Dehalobacter restrictus DSM 9455 harbors:
- a CDS encoding helix-turn-helix domain-containing protein; protein product: MAGEGAVLKKAREEKGLSYQEVEDSIKIRVRYLEALENENYGVLPGTTYTRGFLRTYAKHLGINPQEIIDSYNASLVKEVEPDIEPRLSPIPSNQVWFRPVVLAGMAILAVIIVGGIIFVSNLGNKSGTFHYTPTPLPAAPKASDQNTADSGTGQNTNTAGQEQNAGQPSQQPEQYEGIVAELTFTADCWVVVNVDGKQALSGTIPSGTIQTLQADKQIEFVSIGNAGGLSLKVNGHNVPPLGKTGDVLRSYIIDENKVKELAGS